From the genome of Halorussus caseinilyticus, one region includes:
- a CDS encoding ABC transporter ATP-binding protein: protein MPAIRTDDLTKRFGDGVVAVEDLNLVVEEGEVFGYLGPNGAGKSTTINVLLDYLRPTEGTATVLGHDAQDETQAIHRRIGILPEGFDLYDRLTGRKHVEFAVDSKGTNDDPAEILERVGLSPEAADRKAGGYSTGMAQRLALGMALVGDPDLLILDEPSSGLDPNGARQMRELVREEASRGTTVFFSSHILGQVEAVCDRVGIMNDGRLVAEDTIEGLRESVGTSSTLELTVDRMPDEFGLDDLPGVTEATVDGNVLRVAVSDPGVKSEVINRVEAQGATVTDITTRQASLEDLFAAYTAEEVTA from the coding sequence ATGCCAGCGATACGAACGGACGACCTGACCAAGCGCTTCGGCGACGGCGTGGTCGCCGTTGAGGACCTGAATCTCGTGGTCGAGGAGGGGGAGGTGTTCGGCTACCTCGGGCCGAACGGCGCGGGCAAGTCCACGACCATCAACGTCCTGCTCGATTACCTCCGACCGACCGAGGGGACCGCCACCGTCCTCGGACACGACGCCCAAGACGAGACCCAAGCGATTCACCGGCGAATCGGCATCCTGCCCGAGGGCTTCGACCTCTACGACCGACTCACCGGGCGCAAGCACGTCGAGTTCGCGGTGGACTCGAAGGGGACCAACGACGACCCCGCCGAGATTCTGGAGCGGGTGGGTCTCTCGCCGGAGGCCGCGGACCGGAAGGCCGGGGGCTACTCCACCGGGATGGCCCAGCGCCTCGCGTTGGGGATGGCGCTGGTCGGCGACCCGGACCTGCTGATTCTGGACGAACCGTCGTCGGGACTCGACCCCAACGGCGCGCGCCAGATGCGCGAGTTGGTCCGCGAGGAGGCGAGTCGGGGCACCACCGTCTTCTTCTCCAGTCACATCCTCGGGCAGGTCGAGGCGGTGTGCGACCGCGTGGGCATCATGAACGACGGCCGACTCGTCGCCGAGGACACCATCGAGGGCCTCCGGGAGTCGGTCGGAACGAGTTCGACGCTCGAACTCACGGTGGACCGGATGCCCGACGAGTTCGGACTCGACGACCTGCCCGGGGTCACGGAGGCGACGGTGGACGGCAACGTCCTCCGGGTCGCGGTCAGCGACCCCGGCGTCAAGTCCGAGGTGATAAACCGGGTCGAGGCGCAGGGCGCGACCGTCACCGACATCACGACCCGACAGGCGTCGCTCGAAGACCTGTTCGCGGCCTACACCGCCGAGGAGGTGACGGCATGA
- a CDS encoding hydantoinase/oxoprolinase family protein, with protein MTDEIRVGADVGGTFTDVALSTPDGELVTAKVPSTDDQSEGVLAGVEKACEKADLDPREIDAFSHAMTVSTNALLEGTGARTALVTTEGFRDVLEIGRQDRPALYDLDAEKPDPLVPRHRRFEIAERSTPSGVEREPDPDSVRELADRIRDSDAESVAVCLLHAYADPGNERTVAEVLREELDAPVSASHEVLAAFREYERTATTVVDAYVTPKIDAYLGRLVERAEDAGVPAPLVMQSNGGIADAETVRDHAVTTCLSGPAAGVVGASATAESATDAAGLVTFDMGGTSSDVSLVRDGEVERTTEAEIGGRPVGVPMVDVTTVGAGGGSVAWVDAGGALRVGPESAGADPGPACYGRGGKRPTVTDANVVLGYLGGDTALGGELSLDVGAARDVLADLADEADLSGPVEAARGVYRVANANMTRAVRAVTVERGHDPREFALAAFGGAGPMHAAALADRLGVGRVVVPRACGVLSAFGLLAADETRDAVRTYRRTLAEADAEEVEAVLSDLADEARADLRDPGSAAISRQADLRYAGQSYELSVEVGASFDPEAVEARFHETHETASGYRMDEAVELVGLRAQATVARETPAVAYEGAGESADDARVGAREATFGGEVRETPVYRRESLPAGESFDGPAVCEQADSTLVVPPGWSAGVEPDGTLVLEGDEGGRR; from the coding sequence ATGACCGACGAAATCCGCGTCGGCGCGGACGTGGGCGGCACCTTCACCGATGTCGCTCTCTCGACGCCCGACGGCGAACTCGTCACCGCGAAAGTTCCCTCGACCGACGACCAGAGCGAGGGCGTGCTGGCGGGCGTCGAGAAGGCCTGCGAGAAGGCCGACCTCGACCCCCGAGAAATCGACGCCTTCTCGCACGCGATGACGGTTTCCACGAACGCCCTGCTCGAAGGGACGGGCGCGAGGACCGCGCTCGTCACCACCGAGGGATTCCGCGACGTGCTGGAAATCGGCCGACAGGACCGGCCCGCGCTCTACGATTTGGACGCCGAGAAACCCGACCCTCTCGTCCCTCGGCACAGGCGCTTCGAGATTGCGGAGCGTTCGACGCCCTCGGGCGTCGAACGCGAACCCGACCCGGATTCGGTCCGCGAACTCGCGGACCGAATCCGGGACTCCGACGCCGAGAGCGTGGCGGTCTGCCTGCTTCACGCCTACGCCGACCCCGGAAACGAGCGGACCGTCGCCGAGGTTCTGCGCGAGGAGTTGGACGCGCCCGTCTCGGCGTCCCACGAGGTGCTGGCGGCGTTCCGGGAGTACGAGCGCACCGCGACGACGGTCGTGGACGCCTACGTGACCCCGAAAATCGACGCCTACCTCGGCCGACTCGTGGAGCGCGCGGAGGACGCCGGAGTCCCGGCACCGCTGGTGATGCAGTCGAACGGCGGCATCGCCGACGCGGAGACGGTCCGGGACCACGCCGTGACGACCTGCCTGTCCGGTCCCGCGGCGGGGGTGGTCGGCGCGAGCGCGACCGCCGAGTCCGCGACCGACGCCGCGGGTCTCGTCACCTTCGACATGGGCGGGACCTCCAGCGACGTGAGCCTCGTCCGGGACGGCGAGGTCGAACGCACCACCGAGGCAGAAATCGGGGGTCGGCCCGTCGGCGTTCCGATGGTGGACGTGACGACCGTCGGCGCTGGCGGCGGGAGCGTCGCGTGGGTGGACGCCGGGGGTGCGCTCCGCGTGGGTCCGGAGTCGGCGGGCGCGGACCCCGGCCCAGCGTGCTACGGGCGCGGTGGGAAGCGACCCACCGTCACCGACGCGAACGTCGTCCTCGGCTATCTCGGCGGCGACACGGCCTTGGGCGGCGAACTCTCGTTGGACGTGGGGGCCGCGCGCGATGTCCTCGCCGACCTCGCCGACGAAGCGGACCTGTCGGGTCCCGTCGAGGCCGCCCGCGGCGTCTACCGCGTGGCGAACGCTAACATGACTCGCGCGGTCCGGGCGGTCACGGTCGAGCGCGGCCACGACCCCCGGGAGTTCGCGCTGGCGGCGTTCGGCGGCGCGGGACCGATGCACGCCGCGGCGCTGGCCGACCGCCTCGGCGTGGGCCGGGTCGTCGTCCCGCGGGCCTGCGGGGTCCTCTCGGCGTTCGGCCTGCTCGCGGCCGACGAGACGAGGGACGCGGTTCGGACCTACCGCAGGACGCTCGCAGAAGCGGACGCGGAGGAGGTCGAGGCGGTTCTCTCGGACCTCGCCGACGAAGCGCGCGCCGACCTGCGCGACCCGGGGTCCGCCGCGATTTCCCGGCAGGCGGACCTTCGATACGCGGGCCAGAGCTACGAGTTGTCGGTCGAAGTCGGCGCGTCGTTCGACCCCGAGGCGGTCGAAGCGCGCTTCCACGAGACCCACGAGACGGCATCGGGCTACCGGATGGACGAGGCGGTCGAACTCGTCGGCCTGCGCGCGCAGGCGACCGTCGCGCGCGAGACGCCCGCGGTCGCATACGAGGGCGCAGGCGAGAGCGCGGACGACGCCCGCGTCGGTGCGCGCGAGGCCACCTTCGGCGGGGAGGTCCGCGAGACGCCGGTCTACCGCAGGGAGTCGCTCCCGGCGGGCGAGTCGTTCGACGGTCCCGCCGTCTGCGAACAGGCCGACAGCACGCTGGTCGTCCCGCCGGGGTGGTCGGCCGGGGTCGAACCCGACGGGACGCTGGTGCTGGAAGGCGACGAGGGAGGGCGACGATGA
- a CDS encoding DUF308 domain-containing protein: MTDRGDHPILTAVGVVAVALGLLMAVQPRLASAVGTGYAAVTVVGLLALVQGIRVARSRQATDLQATTTPDVETVETVPTPGDEFDRTVAELRSGPRRVLIRERADLRETLEAAALTAVADRENCSRQQARERIDAGTWTDDVHAASFLGGTDAPSPPVFDRLRLAVSTESPFQYRIRRTADAVARTAGVDPSDDAGDEPDAIGDSDARNDSESARNDSENDHREAEA, translated from the coding sequence ATGACCGACCGCGGCGACCACCCGATTCTGACCGCTGTCGGCGTCGTCGCGGTCGCACTCGGTCTCCTGATGGCAGTCCAACCTCGACTCGCGTCGGCCGTCGGCACCGGATACGCCGCGGTGACGGTCGTGGGCCTGCTCGCGCTGGTCCAAGGAATCCGGGTCGCCCGGTCCCGGCAGGCCACCGACTTGCAGGCCACGACGACCCCCGACGTGGAGACGGTCGAGACGGTGCCGACCCCCGGCGACGAGTTCGACCGGACCGTCGCCGAACTCCGGTCCGGACCGCGCCGGGTCCTCATCCGCGAGCGGGCCGACCTCCGAGAAACGCTCGAAGCGGCCGCGCTCACTGCCGTCGCCGACCGAGAGAACTGCTCGCGCCAGCAGGCCCGCGAGCGCATCGACGCCGGGACGTGGACCGACGACGTTCACGCCGCGTCGTTCCTCGGCGGGACCGACGCGCCCTCGCCGCCGGTGTTCGACCGACTCAGACTCGCGGTCAGCACCGAGTCGCCCTTCCAGTACCGGATTCGCCGGACCGCCGACGCGGTGGCGCGGACGGCCGGGGTCGACCCGAGTGACGACGCCGGGGACGAACCGGACGCCATCGGCGACTCGGACGCCCGGAACGACTCCGAGAGCGCCCGGAACGACTCCGAGAACGACCACCGGGAGGCCGAAGCGTGA
- a CDS encoding DUF2070 family protein: MTATQGDLASLSRYIFRAPRWYASVTFALLIAAVAGVGAFDAGFVLEDAWQGVFFIGVPTVVASLLTTPVDRRLGGQLTYNRSSLLALTCEAIIVAIMAAAGAVAVLSRQLGQQFVFDALIVGMASVFALRLLVVMAVSGKSVLVAAIPASLQTGTAAVLFFIYSGTMKYLYVGGGPIIDVFFNRVEEAPRALNVVEAQDFALLGLICLVYGLAVWAFVKFIDRPWKRSLGVSVLDFLRGFIGHIAEGTNELEDFFEDIGEEAVVPVTVLAFRREDGTEKARFVLPMIHPGPMGEIGGGNLPKRVAQSAEGVAFPPHATAGHDFNLVTEREVETLVETAASAFEDIEYHDTGTPAVRVQEGEAKMVGQAFGDDALLVATYSPEFADDVEYAVGLSAAAEARSAGVEDVMLVDAHNCNNGLEGPDLGHVYPGSERSFDMMQAAGEAGDRLAESDQAPIRMGVAWDETDWEPLDGIGPLGVRVSVLEVGDHRTVYVLVDGNNMEPGLRDRIVARLTGKSASEESGGATTGSNAVAADGAPTLTADEAEVMTTDTHVVNQVEASNQVGEAIDRDELVAVVDRLVAEAVGDLEPVEAGMASERAEVTVFGNDRTETLASHANAVISMGAALAATVVLAAMAVSLLIFFLASS; encoded by the coding sequence ATGACAGCGACGCAGGGCGACCTCGCCAGTCTGTCGCGGTACATCTTCCGCGCGCCGCGGTGGTACGCCAGCGTGACGTTCGCGCTCCTCATCGCCGCAGTCGCTGGTGTCGGCGCGTTCGACGCCGGATTCGTGCTGGAGGACGCGTGGCAGGGCGTGTTCTTCATCGGCGTCCCGACGGTCGTCGCCAGTCTCCTGACGACGCCGGTGGACCGCCGGTTAGGGGGGCAGTTGACCTACAACCGGTCGTCGCTACTGGCGCTGACCTGCGAGGCCATCATCGTCGCCATCATGGCGGCGGCGGGTGCCGTGGCCGTCCTCTCGCGGCAACTGGGCCAGCAGTTCGTCTTCGACGCGCTCATCGTCGGTATGGCCTCGGTGTTCGCGCTCCGCCTACTGGTCGTGATGGCCGTCTCGGGCAAGTCGGTCCTCGTGGCCGCTATCCCGGCTAGCCTCCAGACCGGCACGGCCGCCGTGCTGTTTTTCATCTACAGCGGGACCATGAAGTACCTCTACGTCGGGGGCGGCCCGATAATCGACGTGTTCTTCAACCGGGTCGAGGAGGCCCCGCGCGCGCTCAACGTCGTCGAAGCGCAAGACTTCGCCCTGCTCGGACTCATCTGTCTGGTCTACGGTCTCGCAGTGTGGGCGTTCGTGAAGTTCATCGACCGGCCGTGGAAGCGGAGTCTCGGCGTGAGCGTGCTGGACTTCCTCCGGGGGTTCATCGGACACATCGCCGAGGGGACCAACGAACTCGAAGACTTCTTCGAGGACATCGGCGAGGAAGCCGTCGTTCCCGTGACGGTGCTGGCGTTCCGCCGCGAGGACGGCACCGAGAAGGCCCGGTTCGTCCTGCCGATGATTCACCCCGGTCCGATGGGCGAAATCGGCGGCGGCAACCTCCCCAAGCGCGTGGCGCAGTCGGCCGAGGGCGTCGCGTTCCCGCCCCACGCCACCGCGGGCCACGACTTCAACCTCGTCACCGAGCGCGAGGTGGAGACGCTGGTCGAAACCGCCGCCAGCGCCTTCGAGGACATCGAGTACCACGACACCGGGACTCCGGCGGTCCGGGTCCAAGAGGGCGAGGCCAAGATGGTCGGGCAGGCGTTCGGCGACGACGCCCTGCTGGTGGCGACCTACTCGCCGGAGTTCGCCGACGACGTGGAGTACGCGGTGGGTCTCTCCGCGGCGGCGGAAGCCCGGTCCGCGGGCGTCGAGGACGTGATGCTCGTGGACGCCCACAACTGCAACAACGGACTCGAAGGCCCGGACCTCGGCCACGTCTACCCCGGAAGCGAACGCTCGTTCGACATGATGCAGGCCGCAGGCGAGGCGGGCGACCGCCTCGCCGAGTCCGACCAAGCCCCCATCCGGATGGGAGTCGCGTGGGACGAGACCGACTGGGAACCCCTCGACGGCATCGGTCCGCTGGGGGTCCGGGTCTCGGTGCTGGAGGTCGGCGACCACCGCACGGTCTACGTCCTCGTGGACGGCAACAACATGGAACCGGGCCTGCGCGACCGCATCGTCGCTCGACTGACGGGCAAGAGCGCGAGCGAGGAGTCCGGCGGCGCGACCACAGGGTCGAACGCGGTGGCCGCCGACGGCGCGCCGACGCTGACCGCCGACGAAGCGGAGGTCATGACCACCGACACACACGTCGTCAATCAGGTCGAGGCGTCGAATCAGGTCGGCGAGGCCATCGACCGGGACGAACTCGTCGCAGTCGTGGACCGCCTCGTCGCGGAGGCGGTCGGGGACCTCGAACCCGTCGAGGCGGGCATGGCCAGCGAGCGCGCCGAGGTGACGGTGTTCGGTAACGACCGGACCGAGACGCTCGCCAGCCACGCCAACGCGGTCATCTCGATGGGCGCGGCGCTGGCCGCGACGGTGGTGCTAGCGGCGATGGCGGTGAGTCTGCTCATCTTCTTCCTCGCGTCGTCGTAA
- a CDS encoding ABC transporter permease — protein sequence MSWLVVARKDFEDAVRSRMLWAITAVFLLFTAGAVYIRKAVLADAPGLPDATQFLTAPSGLIIPLTALVVAYLAIAGERESGSIKILLGLPHTRGDVVLGKLVGRTLVVTAGILVAFAGAALTLFALFGGLAVVDFLLLTLLTVLFGLTFVGIAIGASAFAATRSRAMALAIGAFFLFQVLWDFVPLGVYYLVEGTLPGPGTLLPSWFYLVQVLNPRNAYTQASDIVFSGAGPIVPAEALAGSSVPFYVQNWFGLVILVVWLVVPVALGYWRFERADIG from the coding sequence ATGAGTTGGCTGGTGGTCGCCCGGAAGGACTTCGAGGACGCGGTGCGCTCGCGGATGCTGTGGGCCATCACCGCGGTCTTCCTGCTGTTCACCGCCGGGGCGGTGTACATCCGGAAGGCCGTCCTCGCCGACGCCCCCGGCCTGCCCGACGCCACCCAGTTTCTGACCGCGCCCTCGGGTCTCATCATCCCCCTCACGGCGCTCGTGGTCGCGTACCTCGCCATCGCGGGCGAGCGAGAGTCGGGGAGCATCAAGATTCTGCTCGGCCTGCCCCACACCCGCGGGGACGTGGTGTTGGGCAAGTTGGTCGGTCGAACGCTGGTCGTGACCGCGGGCATCCTCGTCGCGTTCGCGGGCGCGGCCCTCACCCTCTTCGCCCTGTTCGGCGGACTCGCGGTGGTCGATTTCCTGCTGTTGACGCTCCTGACGGTCCTGTTCGGTCTCACGTTCGTCGGCATCGCCATCGGCGCGTCGGCGTTCGCGGCAACCCGCTCGCGGGCGATGGCGCTGGCTATCGGCGCGTTCTTCCTGTTTCAGGTCCTCTGGGACTTCGTTCCGCTCGGAGTCTACTACCTCGTGGAGGGTACCCTACCGGGTCCGGGGACCCTGCTCCCGTCGTGGTTCTACCTCGTGCAGGTTCTCAACCCGCGCAACGCCTACACGCAGGCCTCGGACATCGTGTTCTCGGGGGCCGGGCCAATCGTCCCCGCCGAGGCGTTGGCGGGGTCGTCGGTGCCCTTCTACGTCCAGAACTGGTTCGGACTCGTGATTCTGGTGGTCTGGCTGGTCGTGCCGGTCGCGCTGGGCTACTGGCGGTTCGAGCGCGCGGACATCGGGTGA
- a CDS encoding DUF4129 domain-containing protein → MDRDTVRPVALALLAVVAIGFAAATLDSAVTTDSSGGFGIGSPSSDVGAQNGSQPSLELGNQSSGPASGAVDLPCYPFLDEWWAIAAILAGFALGGYVAYRRLGGLGVIAYAGPVGIPLLFAHAMLTICTEPLPKTQSSLFEQGNVSIVPEGGSGAPGGGAGTSFTDPSFLLMAGLGVALLAAVALLFVSSSGDDPEDEETVAEPDDTEDVRAVGRAAGEAADRIEGTTDVDNEVYRAWSEMTDHLDVANPASSTPAEFTAAAVDAGIDRDDVAELTSLFEEVRYGGESPTEEREQQAVEALRRIEREYAGGKR, encoded by the coding sequence GTGGACCGTGATACCGTACGCCCTGTCGCGCTCGCGCTGTTGGCAGTCGTCGCCATCGGGTTCGCCGCCGCGACGTTAGACTCGGCCGTCACGACCGACTCGTCCGGCGGGTTCGGCATCGGGTCGCCGAGTTCGGACGTGGGCGCGCAGAACGGCAGCCAGCCCAGTCTGGAACTCGGCAACCAGTCGTCGGGTCCCGCCTCCGGCGCGGTGGACCTGCCCTGCTACCCGTTCCTCGACGAGTGGTGGGCCATCGCGGCCATCCTCGCCGGATTCGCGCTCGGCGGGTACGTCGCCTACCGTCGCCTCGGCGGACTCGGCGTCATCGCGTACGCCGGGCCGGTGGGAATCCCGCTTCTGTTCGCCCACGCCATGCTCACGATTTGCACCGAACCGCTCCCCAAAACGCAGTCCTCGCTGTTCGAGCAGGGTAACGTCTCCATCGTGCCCGAGGGCGGGAGCGGCGCGCCCGGCGGCGGTGCCGGGACGAGTTTCACCGACCCGTCCTTCCTCCTGATGGCCGGACTCGGCGTCGCGTTGCTGGCGGCCGTCGCCCTCCTGTTCGTCTCCTCCAGCGGCGACGACCCCGAAGACGAGGAGACCGTCGCGGAACCCGACGACACCGAGGACGTGCGCGCGGTGGGTCGGGCCGCGGGCGAGGCCGCCGACCGCATCGAGGGGACGACCGACGTGGACAACGAAGTGTACCGCGCGTGGAGCGAGATGACCGACCACCTCGACGTTGCCAACCCCGCGTCCAGCACGCCCGCGGAGTTCACCGCGGCCGCGGTCGATGCGGGCATCGACCGCGACGACGTGGCCGAACTCACTTCGCTGTTCGAGGAAGTCCGGTACGGCGGCGAGTCGCCGACCGAAGAGCGCGAACAGCAGGCGGTTGAGGCGCTCCGGCGCATCGAGCGCGAGTACGCGGGAGGGAAGCGATGA
- a CDS encoding DUF58 domain-containing protein: MKSIRRTNRWRGVSAVALLAGSLGVLFSRPLVLLSGVVGVAFAAYARTAGTPEVELDVTRSVSDDEPLPGDEVRVRLTVENVGDSTLADLRVVDGVPDALPVTDGSARLGTSLRPGKSATLSYTVEAERGDHEFDPVTAIVRDFSGAIEVESEIECETILRCVPKLGTTVDVPLRAQTTQYTGRVTTDVGGSGVEFHATREYRPGDPLSRVDWNRLARTGELTTIEFREERAASVVVLVDTREKAYLSRGDGERNAVQYGVDAAGKIVTKLLDGGDRVGLASLGPETCWLAPGAGHDHQARARDLLATHEAFSPTPSEEMFYPTTRLKQLRKRLPASSQVVFVTPLCDDFGPEVARRLDAEDHLVTVVSPDPTATATAGQRFARTQRKHRVSELREAGVHVVDWDTDEMLGVALARMARVGGGFA, encoded by the coding sequence GTGAAGTCGATTCGCCGGACGAACCGATGGCGCGGCGTCAGCGCCGTCGCCCTGCTCGCGGGGTCGCTCGGCGTGCTGTTCAGTCGCCCGCTGGTCCTGCTGTCGGGCGTCGTCGGGGTCGCGTTCGCGGCCTACGCCCGGACCGCGGGCACGCCCGAAGTCGAACTCGACGTGACCCGGAGCGTCAGCGACGACGAACCCCTGCCGGGCGACGAAGTTCGGGTCCGCCTCACCGTCGAGAACGTCGGCGACTCGACGCTTGCGGACCTCCGAGTCGTGGACGGCGTGCCCGACGCCCTGCCCGTGACCGACGGGTCGGCGCGTCTCGGGACCTCGCTCCGACCCGGCAAGTCCGCCACGCTCTCCTACACCGTCGAGGCAGAGCGCGGCGACCACGAGTTCGACCCCGTGACCGCCATCGTCCGGGACTTCAGCGGCGCGATAGAGGTCGAGAGCGAAATCGAGTGCGAGACCATACTCCGGTGCGTGCCCAAACTCGGGACCACCGTGGACGTGCCCCTCCGCGCCCAGACCACCCAGTACACCGGCCGGGTCACGACCGACGTGGGCGGGTCGGGCGTCGAGTTCCACGCGACCCGCGAGTACCGGCCGGGCGACCCCCTCTCGCGGGTGGACTGGAACCGCCTCGCTCGCACGGGCGAACTCACCACCATCGAGTTCCGCGAGGAACGAGCGGCCAGCGTGGTCGTCCTCGTGGACACCCGCGAGAAGGCCTACCTCTCGCGGGGCGACGGCGAGCGCAACGCGGTCCAGTACGGCGTGGACGCCGCGGGCAAAATCGTCACGAAACTGCTCGACGGCGGCGACCGGGTGGGACTGGCCTCGCTCGGTCCCGAGACCTGCTGGCTCGCGCCCGGCGCGGGACACGACCATCAGGCCCGCGCTCGGGACCTGCTGGCGACTCACGAGGCGTTCTCGCCGACGCCCTCCGAGGAGATGTTCTACCCGACGACCCGACTCAAGCAACTCCGCAAGCGACTCCCCGCCTCCTCGCAGGTCGTGTTCGTCACGCCGCTTTGCGACGACTTCGGGCCGGAAGTCGCCCGGAGACTCGACGCCGAGGACCACCTCGTGACCGTCGTCAGCCCCGACCCCACGGCGACGGCCACCGCGGGCCAGCGGTTCGCCCGCACCCAGCGCAAGCACCGCGTCTCGGAACTCCGCGAGGCCGGGGTTCACGTCGTGGACTGGGACACCGACGAGATGCTCGGGGTCGCGCTCGCTCGGATGGCCCGCGTCGGAGGTGGGTTCGCGTGA
- a CDS encoding hydantoinase B/oxoprolinase family protein, with the protein MSDDDIDPVELEILRNQLESVAEEMGQVLIRGAYSPNIKERRDCSTALFDAEGRMVAQAEHIPVHLGAMPEAVRAVLERDPEPGDTFVVNDPFAGGTHLPDVTLVSALAPSPPASASADAGGEGEILGYAVSRAHHADVGGMSPGSMPAGAREIYQEGLRLPPVRLVAGGEVREDVRDLLLANVRTPDERRADLRAQMAANDRAEERLGELLADHGDRLLAAFDAVIEYSRERVESELADLPDGEYGARDFLEGDGISDDDVPIETTVTIDGSSLAVDFAGTAEQVAGNLNAPLSVAKSAVYFVVRCVTDPEIPPNHGCYAPVSVSAPEGSLLNPNPPAAVVGGNVETSQRVTDAVFRALADAVPDRVPAEGQGTMNNLIIGSRDGGFTYYETIGGGFGARPTKDGMDGVQVGMTNTLNTPVEALEAEYPLRVERYALRPDSGGDGRYRGGLGLERSVTVERDATVSLLTERRRHAPKGLDGGESGTLGENRIDGERVGAKTTRDVSAGTTVTVLTPGGGGHGDPTDRDADARERDRADGKVSDGE; encoded by the coding sequence ATGAGCGACGACGACATCGACCCGGTGGAACTCGAAATCCTCCGGAACCAACTGGAGAGCGTGGCCGAGGAGATGGGGCAGGTCCTGATTCGCGGGGCGTACTCGCCGAACATAAAGGAGCGCCGGGACTGCTCGACGGCGCTGTTCGACGCCGAGGGCCGGATGGTCGCGCAGGCCGAACACATCCCGGTCCACCTCGGCGCGATGCCCGAGGCGGTCCGAGCGGTGCTGGAACGCGACCCCGAACCGGGCGACACCTTCGTCGTCAACGACCCCTTCGCTGGCGGGACTCACCTACCGGACGTGACGCTCGTCTCGGCGCTCGCGCCCTCCCCGCCCGCGTCGGCGTCCGCCGACGCGGGCGGAGAGGGCGAGATTCTGGGCTACGCGGTCTCTCGCGCCCACCACGCCGACGTAGGGGGGATGAGTCCCGGGAGCATGCCCGCGGGTGCGCGAGAGATTTATCAGGAGGGCCTGCGCCTGCCGCCGGTCAGACTCGTCGCGGGCGGGGAGGTACGCGAGGACGTGCGCGACCTGTTGCTCGCCAACGTCCGGACGCCCGACGAGCGACGGGCCGACCTCCGGGCGCAGATGGCGGCCAACGACCGGGCCGAAGAGCGCCTCGGCGAACTGCTAGCCGACCACGGCGACCGACTGCTGGCGGCGTTCGACGCCGTGATAGAGTACTCCCGCGAGCGAGTCGAGTCGGAACTGGCCGACCTGCCCGACGGCGAGTACGGCGCGCGGGACTTCTTGGAGGGCGACGGAATTTCCGACGACGACGTGCCGATAGAGACCACCGTGACCATCGACGGGTCGTCGCTCGCGGTGGACTTCGCGGGCACCGCCGAGCAGGTGGCGGGCAACCTCAACGCGCCGCTCTCGGTCGCCAAGAGCGCGGTCTACTTCGTCGTTCGGTGCGTGACCGACCCCGAGATTCCACCGAACCACGGGTGTTACGCGCCGGTCTCGGTCAGCGCGCCCGAGGGGAGTCTGCTGAACCCGAACCCGCCGGCCGCGGTGGTCGGGGGGAACGTCGAGACGAGTCAGCGCGTGACGGACGCGGTGTTTCGGGCGCTGGCCGACGCGGTGCCAGACCGGGTGCCCGCCGAGGGGCAGGGCACGATGAACAACCTGATAATCGGGAGCAGAGACGGCGGGTTCACCTACTACGAGACCATCGGCGGCGGGTTCGGCGCGCGCCCGACCAAGGACGGCATGGACGGCGTGCAGGTCGGGATGACCAACACGCTGAACACGCCGGTCGAAGCGCTGGAAGCGGAGTACCCGCTCCGGGTCGAACGCTACGCGCTCCGCCCGGACAGCGGCGGCGACGGGCGCTACCGCGGCGGTCTCGGACTGGAGCGAAGCGTCACGGTCGAACGGGACGCGACGGTCTCGCTGTTGACCGAGCGCCGACGCCACGCGCCGAAGGGTCTCGACGGCGGCGAGTCGGGTACGCTCGGCGAGAACCGCATCGACGGCGAGCGGGTCGGCGCGAAGACGACCCGAGACGTGTCGGCCGGAACGACCGTGACGGTGCTGACGCCCGGTGGCGGGGGCCACGGCGACCCGACCGACCGGGACGCCGACGCGCGGGAGCGCGACAGAGCGGACGGAAAGGTGAGCGACGGGGAGTGA
- a CDS encoding DUF7519 family protein, whose protein sequence is MTREIDRSPARLSSALAVTAAALSAGTSALASTLALAGGAAGLLAVTLGVVRGSRRAVTLGAAALLVGALVGGLLSGAPLLLLPGVIATVLAWDLGEQAINVGEQLGREAETTQLEATHAAGSTVVAVGAGGLGYGIFLVSSGGQPVTALVFLLLAAVVLTSALRN, encoded by the coding sequence GTGACCCGCGAAATCGACCGCTCGCCCGCACGCCTCTCGTCTGCGCTCGCGGTGACTGCCGCCGCGCTATCGGCGGGAACGAGCGCACTCGCCTCCACGCTCGCGCTCGCGGGCGGCGCGGCGGGCCTGCTTGCGGTCACGCTCGGGGTCGTCCGCGGGTCCCGGCGCGCGGTTACGCTCGGCGCGGCGGCCCTGCTGGTCGGCGCGCTGGTCGGCGGTCTGCTGTCTGGCGCGCCCCTCCTGCTCCTGCCGGGTGTCATCGCCACGGTGCTGGCGTGGGACCTCGGCGAGCAGGCCATCAACGTCGGCGAGCAGTTGGGCCGGGAGGCAGAGACGACCCAACTGGAGGCGACCCACGCCGCCGGGAGTACGGTGGTCGCGGTGGGCGCTGGCGGTCTGGGCTACGGCATCTTTCTGGTCTCGTCGGGGGGTCAGCCAGTGACCGCGCTGGTGTTCCTGCTGTTGGCCGCGGTGGTCCTCACCTCGGCGCTCCGGAACTGA